A stretch of DNA from Acidobacteriota bacterium:
TCTCGCAGCTGAAGGACCCGGCGCTGGTGGCGCGGCTGCGCGGCCGCGATCTCGAACTGGCGGGGGCGCGGGAGTAGCCATGGCGAAGGCGAAGCAGCAGGCGGGCGGCGCCAGGCCGGCCGCGCGCGTGAAGGTCAGGCAGATTCGCAGCGCGATCGGGTTCAACCGGAACCAGGGCATCGTGCTGCAGAGCATGGGGCTGCGCCGGATCGGGCACACGGTGGAACTCGCCGACACGCCCGAGACGCGCGGCATGATCCACAAGGTGCGTCATCTGGTGGAAGTGGTGGACTAAATGGATCTGAGCAATCTCGGCCCCGCGAAGGGCGCCAAGCGTTCGAAGAAGCGGGTGGGACGCGGCCAGGGCTCCGGCCACGGCAAGACGGCCGCGCGCGGCCACAAGGGGGCGCAGTCGCGCTCGGGCTACAAGCGGAAGCGCGGGTTCGAAGGCGGCCAGATGCCGCTGCACCGCCGCATTCCGAAGCGCGGCTTCCACAACATCTTCCGCGATGAGTACGCGGTGGTGAACCTCGATACGCTCGCCGAGCAGTTCGACGCGGGCACCGAGATTACCGTGGACCTGCTGCGCGAGCAGGGGCTCGTGCGGAAGGGCGCGAAGCGGATCAAGGTGCTCGGGCGCGGGGACATCGCGAAGGCGCTGACGGTGCGGGCGCACAAGTTCAGCGGCAAGGCGGCGGAGAAGATCGCC
This window harbors:
- the rpmD gene encoding 50S ribosomal protein L30, whose protein sequence is MAKAKQQAGGARPAARVKVRQIRSAIGFNRNQGIVLQSMGLRRIGHTVELADTPETRGMIHKVRHLVEVVD
- the rplO gene encoding 50S ribosomal protein L15, with amino-acid sequence MDLSNLGPAKGAKRSKKRVGRGQGSGHGKTAARGHKGAQSRSGYKRKRGFEGGQMPLHRRIPKRGFHNIFRDEYAVVNLDTLAEQFDAGTEITVDLLREQGLVRKGAKRIKVLGRGDIAKALTVRAHKFSGKAAEKIAAAGGKAEVLA